One genomic window of Clostridioides sp. ES-S-0054-01 includes the following:
- a CDS encoding sigma 54-interacting transcriptional regulator, with protein MRDEILSFINECVLFNNFDELKKQSGIVTEDIVKKFNLSRTQSSRLLNDLVKSDNLIKINSRPVIFLPKNKINDVIGPTKKSIYENIDELNNECKLLKQESVFNSIIGHDNSLKEVIEQIKTAVLYPNGGLTIMLTGESGVGKTFLARIIYKYSVSSNVLEKNAPYNVLNCAQYYNNLELLSSILFGHVKGAYTGANESRAGLIEQSDGGVLFLDEVHRLNSEGQEKLFTFMDTGTFSRIGENGVSRRARVRLVFATTENLAEFLQTFLRRIPINIYVPNIEERGIIEKRRIVEHFIYEESKILGLPIEITQITLNTILKIKFKGNIGECKNVIKYACGRAYAKNQRRNGNIFVTLQDLPRNIYIENVGMFQFQSGKSKSIVFSPKQFSLEISNGENKRNIIYQSFIKCLDYFDRLEKNEITKELFNKKSSSLMIRLMDNLVFSNNDENKNVLMELIISIMQDIFRNLEVNNNIKYDGNNVLAFSSYLYLKDESYQLSDEYKALENKLLIYLKKENYKEYSIVNKVSTLITNRLDMYLNNVDTIIMIIFIKATIIRMKFNQVNVIIIAHGYATASSMANVCNRMLGKNVFTAIDMPIDATIADVSNQMSRYLEGDRIKNGLIVLFDMGSLNLIYEDLKGKINSPMLFIDQISTISALEIGNLLMQGKNIEEIAEIMDEEIKLNIQLYYPQKNKEYAIISSCFTGIGTAIKIQHLLSESLIGIVDVKIIPYDYDSLVSMGDKDSIFEMYDVLAIVGTANPNVDGVDFILLEDIISGKGEADVFRIFSRVVENEKIKNINDSIVKNFSLIRVIDSLTILDSRKIIERIEEGINTLENIQKKKFSNDKKIALYVHLSCMIERLVRKAEIEEYTDMNLLIRNHHSEVKLIKNAFSVLEKSYSVQIPISEIGYIYNIIYGLPQ; from the coding sequence ATGAGGGATGAAATTTTAAGTTTTATAAATGAATGTGTATTATTTAACAATTTTGATGAACTTAAAAAACAGAGTGGTATAGTAACAGAAGATATAGTAAAAAAGTTTAATTTAAGTAGAACTCAATCAAGTAGATTATTAAATGACTTAGTAAAGTCTGATAACCTTATAAAGATAAATAGTAGACCTGTTATCTTTTTACCTAAAAATAAGATAAATGATGTAATAGGTCCTACAAAGAAGAGTATTTATGAAAATATAGATGAACTTAACAATGAGTGTAAATTATTAAAGCAAGAGAGTGTATTTAATAGTATTATAGGGCATGACAATAGCTTAAAAGAGGTAATAGAACAAATAAAAACTGCTGTACTTTATCCAAATGGTGGGCTTACGATAATGCTAACAGGTGAAAGTGGAGTAGGAAAAACTTTTTTAGCCAGGATAATATATAAATATAGTGTAAGTAGTAATGTATTAGAAAAAAATGCTCCATACAATGTACTAAACTGTGCTCAATATTATAATAATTTGGAGTTATTATCTAGTATACTGTTTGGGCATGTGAAAGGAGCTTATACTGGAGCTAATGAATCTAGAGCAGGGTTAATAGAACAGTCTGATGGAGGTGTCTTATTTTTAGATGAGGTACATAGATTAAATAGTGAAGGTCAGGAAAAGTTATTTACATTTATGGATACAGGTACATTTTCTAGAATTGGAGAGAATGGAGTAAGCAGAAGAGCCAGAGTAAGGTTAGTATTTGCTACGACAGAAAACCTAGCTGAGTTTTTACAAACTTTTTTGAGAAGAATACCTATAAACATTTATGTTCCTAATATAGAAGAAAGAGGGATTATTGAAAAAAGAAGGATTGTAGAACATTTTATATATGAGGAAAGTAAGATACTTGGTTTGCCTATAGAGATAACTCAAATTACATTAAACACGATTTTAAAGATAAAATTCAAGGGTAATATAGGTGAATGTAAAAATGTAATAAAATATGCATGTGGACGAGCATATGCAAAAAATCAAAGAAGAAATGGAAATATTTTTGTCACTCTTCAAGACCTTCCTAGAAATATTTATATAGAAAATGTAGGTATGTTTCAATTCCAAAGTGGTAAAAGCAAAAGCATTGTATTTTCTCCTAAACAATTTAGTCTTGAAATCTCAAATGGAGAAAATAAAAGAAATATAATATATCAAAGTTTCATAAAATGTTTAGATTACTTTGATAGACTAGAAAAAAATGAAATAACAAAAGAATTATTTAATAAAAAGAGTTCTAGTTTAATGATTAGATTAATGGACAATTTAGTTTTTTCAAATAATGATGAAAACAAAAATGTACTTATGGAGCTTATAATATCTATAATGCAGGATATATTTAGAAACTTAGAAGTTAACAACAATATAAAATACGATGGGAATAATGTATTAGCATTTTCATCTTATCTTTATTTGAAGGATGAGTCTTATCAATTGTCTGATGAATATAAAGCTTTAGAAAATAAATTACTAATATATTTAAAAAAAGAAAATTATAAAGAATACTCTATAGTAAATAAAGTATCAACATTAATAACAAACCGATTGGATATGTACCTTAATAATGTAGATACAATTATAATGATTATATTTATTAAGGCAACAATTATAAGAATGAAATTTAATCAAGTTAATGTGATTATTATAGCACATGGATATGCTACTGCCAGTAGTATGGCGAATGTATGTAATCGTATGCTAGGTAAAAATGTATTTACAGCTATTGATATGCCTATAGATGCTACCATTGCTGATGTATCAAATCAAATGTCTAGATACCTAGAGGGGGATAGAATAAAAAATGGTTTAATTGTATTATTTGATATGGGCTCTCTTAATCTTATATACGAAGATTTAAAGGGTAAGATAAATAGTCCAATGTTATTTATAGACCAAATATCCACTATTTCTGCACTAGAAATAGGAAATTTATTAATGCAAGGTAAAAACATTGAAGAGATTGCAGAAATTATGGATGAAGAAATTAAACTCAATATACAATTGTATTATCCTCAAAAAAATAAAGAATATGCTATAATATCATCTTGTTTTACAGGGATAGGTACTGCTATAAAAATACAACATCTACTTTCAGAAAGTTTAATTGGAATAGTTGATGTTAAAATAATACCTTATGATTATGATAGTCTTGTTTCTATGGGAGATAAAGACTCGATTTTTGAAATGTATGATGTACTGGCTATAGTAGGAACTGCCAATCCAAATGTGGATGGAGTGGATTTTATACTGTTAGAGGATATAATATCAGGAAAAGGAGAAGCTGATGTCTTTAGAATATTTAGTAGAGTAGTAGAAAATGAAAAAATAAAGAACATAAATGACTCTATCGTAAAAAATTTTTCATTGATTAGAGTAATAGATAGTCTGACTATTTTGGATTCAAGAAAGATAATAGAGAGAATAGAAGAGGGAATTAATACTTTAGAAAATATTCAAAAAAAAAAGTTTTCAAATGATAAAAAGATTGCTTTATATGTTCATCTAAGTTGCATGATTGAAAGATTAGTTAGAAAAGCTGAAATTGAAGAGTATACTGATATGAATTTGCTAATTAGAAACCATCATAGTGAAGTTAAACTAATAAAAAATGCATTTAGTGTGCTAGAAAAGAGTTATAGTGTGCAAATACCAATTTCAGAAATAGGATACATCTATAATATTATCTATGGTCTACCACAGTAA
- a CDS encoding trypsin-like peptidase domain-containing protein: MSRRKKGISLVILVAIISSILSSLLTIILVKDNLGSKTTGNSTPIVVNDDGKSQNIYQAVAEKATPSVVGITTTSVDTNNMFAIPTETQGVGTGIIVDSNGYILTNSHVISDGQATSVNVLFNDGSTTSGKVVWFDQQLDLAIVKVDKTGLTPAEFADSDKVKVGDISIAIGNPLGLDFQKTVTQGIISGLDRTIQTEKTNMTGLLQTDASINAGNSGGPLLNQKGQVIGINTAKASQAEGLGFAIPINTAKSIVEEVIKTGKYEKVTLGIKGTDVSNYEAATGTKLSTEKGVYVAEVIFGSAAEKAGVKVGDIITKVGDTDITGMNDLNKKLYTFSKGTSTKITVNRGGKAVTINVNF; the protein is encoded by the coding sequence ATGTCAAGAAGAAAGAAAGGTATAAGTTTAGTAATATTAGTTGCTATAATAAGTTCAATACTTAGTAGTTTACTAACAATAATTTTAGTTAAAGACAATTTAGGAAGTAAGACTACAGGAAATTCTACGCCAATAGTTGTAAATGATGATGGTAAGAGCCAAAATATTTATCAGGCAGTTGCAGAAAAAGCCACACCATCTGTTGTAGGTATTACGACAACTAGCGTTGATACTAATAATATGTTTGCAATACCAACTGAAACACAAGGTGTAGGAACTGGAATTATAGTAGATTCAAATGGATATATACTTACTAATTCTCATGTTATATCAGATGGTCAAGCTACAAGTGTAAATGTACTATTCAATGATGGTTCGACAACTTCAGGTAAAGTGGTATGGTTTGACCAACAACTTGATTTGGCTATAGTTAAAGTTGATAAAACTGGATTAACACCAGCAGAATTTGCTGACAGTGATAAAGTAAAAGTTGGAGATATATCAATAGCAATAGGCAATCCTCTTGGATTAGATTTCCAAAAAACAGTTACTCAAGGGATAATAAGTGGATTAGATAGAACTATACAAACAGAAAAAACTAATATGACTGGTTTATTACAAACTGATGCAAGTATAAATGCAGGAAATAGTGGAGGACCATTGTTAAATCAAAAAGGTCAAGTAATTGGTATAAATACAGCAAAAGCTTCTCAAGCAGAAGGTTTAGGGTTTGCAATACCAATTAATACAGCTAAAAGCATAGTTGAAGAAGTAATAAAAACTGGAAAATATGAAAAAGTAACTTTAGGTATAAAAGGTACAGATGTATCAAATTATGAAGCAGCGACAGGTACAAAATTAAGTACTGAGAAAGGTGTTTATGTTGCAGAAGTAATATTTGGTTCAGCAGCAGAAAAAGCTGGAGTAAAAGTAGGAGATATTATAACTAAAGTAGGAGATACAGATATAACAGGCATGAATGACTTGAATAAAAAGTTATATACTTTCTCAAAAGGTACTAGTACAAAAATCACAGTAAATAGAGGCGGAAAAGCAGTAACAATAAATGTAAATTTCTAA
- the proC gene encoding pyrroline-5-carboxylate reductase encodes MKTLGFIGSGNMGSAMIGGIVQSGLVKAEDITVSDLSQFALDKVKEEFGVNTTTDSKVAVTNSDVVIVALKPNICEKALTPLKGLIDANKIIVSIAAGKTIESLESFIGSDKKIVRVMPNTPALVGEGMSALCKNSNVTDEELNMIKDLFESFGEAEIVSEYLMDTVTGISGSSPAYVFMFIEAMADAAVLAGMPRQQAYKFASQAVMGSAKMVLETGKHPGELKDMVCSPAGTTIEAVKVLEEEGFRAAVIKSIVACIDKSKDMSK; translated from the coding sequence ATGAAAACTTTAGGATTTATTGGTTCAGGAAATATGGGAAGTGCAATGATAGGTGGTATAGTACAATCAGGATTAGTAAAGGCAGAAGATATAACTGTGTCAGACTTAAGTCAATTTGCTTTAGATAAAGTAAAAGAAGAGTTTGGAGTAAATACTACAACTGATTCAAAAGTAGCTGTTACAAACTCTGATGTGGTAATAGTAGCACTTAAACCTAATATATGTGAAAAGGCTTTAACACCACTTAAAGGATTAATAGATGCAAATAAAATAATAGTATCAATAGCAGCAGGTAAAACTATCGAAAGTCTTGAAAGCTTTATAGGTTCAGATAAAAAAATAGTAAGAGTAATGCCAAATACTCCAGCCCTTGTTGGTGAAGGAATGTCGGCTCTTTGTAAAAATAGTAATGTAACTGATGAAGAGCTAAATATGATTAAGGATTTGTTTGAATCATTTGGTGAGGCAGAAATAGTATCAGAATATTTAATGGATACAGTTACAGGTATTAGTGGCTCTTCTCCTGCATATGTATTTATGTTTATAGAAGCTATGGCAGATGCAGCAGTATTAGCTGGTATGCCAAGACAGCAAGCTTATAAATTTGCATCTCAAGCAGTAATGGGGTCAGCTAAGATGGTTCTTGAAACTGGAAAACATCCAGGTGAATTAAAAGATATGGTTTGTTCTCCAGCAGGAACTACTATAGAAGCAGTTAAGGTTTTAGAGGAGGAAGGTTTTAGAGCAGCAGTTATAAAATCTATTGTTGCTTGTATAGATAAATCTAAAGATATGAGCAAATAA
- a CDS encoding glycyl radical protein, which produces MARGTFERTKKLREESINAEPHISIERAVLMTEAYKKYEGSVEIPVLRALSFKHYIENRTLSINDGELIVGEKGDSPNGAPTYPEICCHTMEDLEVMHNRDIINFSVSEEARKIHKEEIIPFWKKRQTRDKIINAMTPEWLAAYEAGMFTEFMEQRAPGHTVCGDTIYKKGFLDLKEDIEARLKELDFLNDLDAYNKKADLEAMAIACDAMVILGKRYAEKARQMAKEETDEAKKNDLLLIAETCDVVPAHKPETYHQAIQMYWFVHIGVTTELNIWDAFTPGRLDQHLNPFYERDVENGILDRDRAQELLECLWVKFNNQPAPPKVGITLKESSTYTDFANINTGGINPDGQDGVNEVSYIILDVMDEMKLIQPSSNVQISKKTPQKFLKRACEISRKGWGQPAFYNTEAIVQELMEAGKTIEDARLGGTSGCVETGCFGKEAYVLTGYMNIPKILELTLNNGYDPISKKQIGIETGDPRSFKSYEELFEAFKKQLHYMIDIKVEGNAVIENICAKHMPCPLMSTIVDDCIKKGKDYQRGGARYNTRYIQGVGIGTITDSLTAIKYNVFDKKKFDMDTLLKALDANFEGYEAILNLVSNKTPKYGNDDDYADEIMQEIFNAYYNEVTGRPTVCGGEYRVDMLPTTCHIYFGEIMGASPNGRLCAKPVSEGISPEKGGDTNGPTAVIKSCAKMDHIKTGGTLLNQRFAPSVVQGEKGLDNMANLVRAYFNMDGHHIQFNVFDKNVLLEAQKNPQDYKDLIVRVAGYSDHFNNLSRTLQDEIIGRTEQTF; this is translated from the coding sequence ATGGCAAGAGGAACTTTTGAGAGAACTAAAAAATTAAGAGAAGAAAGTATTAATGCAGAACCACACATATCTATTGAAAGAGCAGTACTTATGACGGAAGCTTATAAAAAATATGAGGGAAGTGTAGAGATTCCTGTGCTTCGTGCTTTATCATTTAAGCATTATATTGAAAATAGAACTCTTAGCATAAATGATGGAGAATTAATAGTAGGCGAAAAAGGGGATTCTCCTAATGGAGCACCAACATATCCAGAGATTTGTTGTCATACAATGGAAGATTTAGAAGTAATGCATAATAGAGATATAATAAATTTTAGTGTATCTGAAGAAGCAAGAAAAATACATAAAGAAGAAATAATTCCTTTTTGGAAAAAGAGACAAACAAGAGATAAGATAATAAATGCTATGACACCTGAATGGTTAGCAGCATATGAAGCAGGTATGTTCACAGAGTTTATGGAGCAAAGAGCTCCAGGACATACAGTTTGTGGAGATACAATATATAAAAAAGGATTTTTAGATTTAAAGGAAGACATAGAGGCAAGGTTAAAAGAATTAGATTTTCTTAATGATTTAGATGCATATAATAAAAAAGCTGACTTAGAAGCTATGGCAATAGCTTGTGATGCAATGGTTATATTAGGCAAAAGATATGCTGAAAAAGCAAGACAAATGGCAAAAGAGGAAACAGATGAAGCTAAGAAAAACGATTTATTGTTAATTGCTGAAACTTGTGATGTTGTACCAGCTCACAAACCAGAAACTTATCATCAAGCTATACAAATGTACTGGTTTGTTCATATAGGGGTTACTACTGAACTTAATATATGGGATGCTTTTACTCCAGGAAGACTTGACCAGCATCTAAATCCTTTCTATGAAAGAGATGTAGAGAATGGAATACTAGATAGAGATAGAGCACAAGAATTACTTGAATGTTTATGGGTTAAATTTAACAATCAACCAGCACCACCAAAAGTTGGTATAACATTAAAAGAAAGTAGTACATATACAGACTTTGCAAATATAAACACTGGTGGAATAAATCCAGATGGTCAAGATGGTGTTAATGAAGTTAGTTATATAATACTTGATGTTATGGATGAAATGAAATTGATACAACCTAGTTCAAACGTTCAAATAAGTAAAAAGACTCCTCAAAAATTCTTAAAGAGAGCTTGTGAAATATCGAGAAAAGGATGGGGGCAACCAGCATTTTATAATACTGAAGCAATAGTTCAAGAGCTTATGGAAGCTGGAAAGACTATAGAAGATGCTAGACTTGGTGGAACTAGTGGCTGTGTTGAAACTGGATGTTTTGGTAAAGAAGCATATGTTTTAACTGGATATATGAATATTCCAAAAATACTTGAATTAACATTAAATAATGGATATGACCCAATTAGTAAAAAGCAAATAGGTATTGAAACTGGAGACCCTAGAAGCTTTAAATCTTATGAGGAATTATTTGAGGCATTTAAAAAGCAATTACATTATATGATTGACATAAAGGTAGAGGGAAATGCTGTAATAGAAAATATATGTGCAAAACATATGCCTTGTCCACTTATGTCTACAATAGTTGATGATTGTATAAAAAAAGGTAAGGACTATCAAAGAGGTGGGGCAAGATACAACACTAGATATATACAGGGTGTTGGTATAGGCACTATAACAGATAGTTTAACAGCAATAAAATATAATGTATTTGATAAGAAAAAATTTGATATGGATACATTACTTAAAGCACTTGATGCTAATTTTGAAGGATACGAAGCCATACTTAATTTAGTTTCAAATAAGACTCCTAAATATGGAAATGATGATGATTATGCTGATGAGATAATGCAAGAGATATTCAATGCATATTACAATGAGGTAACTGGTAGACCAACTGTTTGTGGTGGAGAATACAGAGTAGATATGCTACCAACAACTTGTCATATATACTTTGGAGAAATTATGGGAGCAAGTCCAAACGGTAGACTTTGTGCAAAACCAGTTTCAGAGGGAATTTCACCTGAAAAAGGTGGAGATACTAATGGACCTACAGCAGTTATAAAATCTTGTGCTAAGATGGACCACATAAAAACTGGAGGAACACTATTAAATCAAAGATTTGCACCATCAGTGGTTCAAGGAGAAAAAGGATTGGATAATATGGCTAATCTAGTAAGAGCATACTTTAATATGGATGGTCATCATATACAATTTAATGTATTTGATAAAAATGTACTGTTAGAGGCTCAAAAGAATCCTCAAGATTACAAAGACTTGATAGTTAGAGTTGCAGGATATAGTGACCATTTCAATAACCTAAGTAGAACATTACAAGATGAGATAATAGGAAGAACTGAGCAAACATTTTAG
- a CDS encoding glucose-6-phosphate isomerase, with product MGKINFDYSKAMEFFCQNEIDVMQPYVDVAHEMLHNKTGLGNTFLGWIDLPKNYDKEEFDRIKKSAEKIKSDSDVLLVIGIGGSYLGSRAAIDMVSHSFRNGLKKEQRKAPEVYFVGHNISSTYIMDLLDIIEGKDISVNVISKSGTTTEPALAFRIFKDYLEKKYGKEEARKRIYATTDSSKGALRQLATEEGYETFVIPDDVGGRFSVLTAVGLLPIAAAGLDIDAMMKGANDAREAFQNPDLKSNDSYRYAVARTILHRKGKDVELLVNYEPQLHYVSEWWKQLYGESEGKENKGLFPASVDFSTDLHSMGQYIQDGKRLLFETVLNVENCKRNITINSEEVDLDGLNYLAGKTVDFVNHKAFEGTLLAHTDGKVPNLVINIPQLDEYNFGYLVYFFEKACGISGYLLGVNPFDQPGVEAYKKNMFALLGKPGYEKEKEELEKRLK from the coding sequence ATGGGAAAAATAAATTTTGATTATAGTAAAGCTATGGAGTTTTTTTGTCAAAACGAAATAGATGTTATGCAACCATATGTAGATGTTGCACATGAGATGTTACATAACAAAACAGGCTTAGGAAATACTTTTCTAGGTTGGATAGACCTTCCTAAAAATTATGATAAGGAAGAGTTTGATAGAATAAAAAAATCTGCTGAAAAGATAAAATCTGATTCAGACGTCCTTTTAGTAATAGGTATAGGAGGCTCTTATTTAGGTTCAAGAGCTGCTATAGATATGGTAAGTCATTCTTTTAGAAATGGACTTAAAAAAGAACAAAGAAAAGCTCCAGAAGTATATTTTGTAGGGCATAATATAAGCTCAACATACATTATGGATTTATTAGATATAATTGAAGGAAAGGATATTTCTGTAAATGTAATATCTAAATCAGGAACTACTACAGAACCAGCTCTTGCTTTTAGAATATTTAAAGATTACTTAGAGAAAAAGTATGGTAAAGAAGAAGCGAGAAAGAGAATTTACGCAACAACAGATTCAAGTAAAGGTGCACTTAGACAGTTAGCTACAGAAGAGGGATATGAGACTTTTGTAATACCAGATGATGTAGGTGGTCGTTTCTCTGTATTGACAGCAGTTGGATTACTTCCTATTGCTGCTGCAGGGCTTGATATTGATGCTATGATGAAAGGTGCAAATGATGCTAGAGAAGCATTTCAAAATCCTGATTTAAAAAGTAATGATAGTTATAGATATGCTGTTGCTAGAACAATTTTACATAGAAAAGGAAAAGATGTAGAACTATTGGTTAACTACGAACCTCAGTTACACTATGTAAGTGAGTGGTGGAAACAACTTTATGGGGAAAGTGAAGGAAAAGAAAATAAAGGTTTATTCCCTGCTTCTGTAGATTTTTCAACAGATTTACATTCTATGGGGCAATATATACAAGATGGAAAAAGACTTTTATTTGAAACAGTACTCAATGTTGAGAACTGTAAGAGAAATATAACTATAAATTCAGAGGAAGTAGATTTAGATGGTTTAAATTATCTAGCAGGTAAGACTGTAGATTTTGTTAATCATAAAGCTTTTGAAGGAACTCTACTAGCTCACACAGATGGAAAAGTACCTAATTTAGTAATAAATATACCACAATTAGATGAGTATAATTTTGGATATTTAGTGTATTTCTTTGAAAAAGCTTGTGGAATAAGTGGATATTTATTAGGAGTTAATCCATTTGACCAACCAGGAGTAGAAGCCTACAAGAAAAATATGTTTGCTTTATTAGGAAAACCAGGTTATGAAAAGGAAAAGGAAGAATTAGAAAAAAGACTTAAATAA
- a CDS encoding glycyl-radical enzyme activating protein, with protein sequence MNPLVINLQKCSIHDGPGIRSTVFFKGCPLECVWCHNPESQTYTKQVLYNEERCSRCEACINICPHKAIYKGETKICLDQDKCEFCETCLDYCVNNAREIVGQEYSVRDLVKEIEKDRVFYEESGGGVTLSGGEVMAQDMDFICGVINMCKSKGIHVAIDTCGYAKSENYERVAKCADLFLYDIKLIDEEKHRKFTGKSNDLILENVKLLSELGANINIRIPLIVGVNVDDENLEVKKMIEFLKPLNIKAVSLLPYHNIGKHKYDKIYKKYEGEELQRPSEEKLEEIKRLFEASNFNTKIGG encoded by the coding sequence ATGAATCCATTAGTTATAAACTTACAAAAATGTAGCATACATGATGGACCAGGGATAAGAAGTACAGTTTTTTTTAAAGGATGCCCACTTGAGTGTGTTTGGTGTCATAATCCAGAGAGCCAAACATATACAAAACAAGTTTTGTATAATGAAGAAAGATGTTCAAGATGTGAAGCATGTATAAATATATGTCCTCATAAGGCAATTTATAAAGGTGAAACAAAAATATGTCTAGACCAAGATAAGTGTGAGTTTTGTGAAACTTGCTTAGACTATTGTGTAAACAATGCAAGAGAGATTGTTGGTCAAGAGTATTCTGTAAGAGACTTAGTTAAAGAGATAGAGAAGGATAGAGTTTTTTATGAAGAATCAGGTGGTGGAGTAACTTTATCAGGTGGAGAAGTAATGGCTCAAGACATGGATTTTATTTGTGGAGTAATAAACATGTGCAAATCAAAGGGAATTCATGTAGCAATTGATACCTGTGGTTATGCAAAGTCAGAAAATTATGAAAGAGTTGCTAAATGTGCAGATTTATTCTTATATGATATTAAGCTTATTGATGAAGAAAAGCACAGAAAATTTACAGGAAAATCAAATGATTTAATACTTGAAAATGTTAAGCTTTTGAGTGAATTAGGAGCTAATATAAATATAAGAATACCATTAATTGTAGGAGTAAATGTAGATGATGAAAATTTAGAGGTTAAAAAAATGATAGAGTTTTTAAAGCCTTTGAATATAAAAGCAGTAAGTCTTCTTCCATATCATAATATTGGTAAACATAAGTATGATAAAATTTATAAAAAGTATGAAGGAGAAGAATTGCAAAGACCATCTGAAGAAAAGCTAGAGGAAATAAAAAGACTGTTTGAGGCAAGTAATTTCAATACTAAGATTGGAGGGTAA